A DNA window from Calliphora vicina chromosome 1, idCalVici1.1, whole genome shotgun sequence contains the following coding sequences:
- the Slu7 gene encoding pre-mRNA-splicing factor Slu7, producing MSSQTVRTPVSQIIHSKDEAEEEEPKKKSREDWRKAKELEEARKAGTAPAAVDEEGRDINPHIPQYISNAPWYYGAKGPTLTHQRPQRDEDQGALERMAPKGVDTSRLVTKFRKGACENCGAVSHKRKDCLERPRKVIAKFAESIVVHDEHIAQDNSVNYDEKRDRWSSYDPANHREIIEEFEKVEEAKRQLKAEKLKNDPDAEISDDENNEDKYVDEVDMPGTKVDSKQRITVRNLRIREDTAKYLRNLDPNSAYYDPKTRSMRDNPNPSTAEEEAEFAGENFVRFSGDTTKHSQAQLFAWEAHGKGVDVHLLAEPTKLELLQKEYDKKKDQFKSSTKEHIVEKYGGVEHLEAPPKSLLLAQTEEYIEYSRSGKVIKGMEKPKARSIYEENVYINNHTTVWGSYWNGGRWGYKCCKSFIKNSYCVGMKDPETVNEFKMPNPVPALATVTKEKDEEESSTASTSSRIPQEEANSKSNNEEEDKESSSSSSSSSSSSSEDEAELQKAALENKKLKKKLKKREKKRAKKLRKKEKKLAKEKRRFEEKAKGKSDKDKKSVKELLDDRKRPYNSMYDVKAPTEEDIEEWQRKRTRDEDPMLQFMDK from the exons atgagttCTCAAACAGTGCGTACGCCTGTTTCACAAATTATACACAGTAAAGATGAAGCCGAAGAAGAGGAGCCCAAGAAAAAGTCGCGTGAAGATTGGCGTAAAGCCAAAGAGCTAGAGGAGGCTCGTAAAGCTGGTACTGCACCGGCGGCGGTGGATGAAGAAGGTCGTGACATTAATCCTCATATACCACAATACATATCGAATGCTCCTTGGTATTATGGTGCTAAAGGACCCACATTGACTCATCAAAGACCCCAGCGCGATGAAGATCAAGGCGCTTTGGAGCGTATGGCTCCCAAAGGTGTTGATACCAGTCGCTTGGTTACGAAATTTCGCAAGGGAGCCTGTGAAAACTGTGGAGCCGTGAGTCATAAGCGTAAAGATTGTTTGGAGAGGCCACGCAAGGTTATAGCGAAATTTGCCGAGTCCATAGTGGTGCATGATGAGCATATAGCGCAGGATAATTCAGTGAATTATGATGAGAAAAGAGATCGCTGGAGTTCCTATGATCCAGCCAATCATCGGGAAATTATTGAAGAGTTTGAGAAGGTGGAAGAAGCCAAAAGGCAATTAAaggcagaaaaattaaaaaatg ATCCTGATGCGGAAATATCTGATGATGAGAACAATGAAGATAAATATGTGGATGAAGTTGATATGCCGGGTACTAAAGTAGACTCTAAACAGCGTATTACAGTGCGTAATTTGCGTATAAGAGAAGATACCGCCAAATATCTAAGAAATCTGGATCCAAATTCGGCCTACTATGATCCCAAAACAAGATCTATGCGTGACAATCCCAATCCTAGTACAGCAGAAGAAGA AGCTGAATTTGCGGGAGAAAATTTTGTGCGCTTTAGCGGTGATACCACAAAACATTCCCAAGCCCAATTGTTTGCCTGGGAGGCTCATGGCAAAGGTGTAGATGTGCATTTGCTGGCCGAACCCACAAAGCTGGAACTATTGCAGAAGGAATATGACAAAAAGAAAGATCAATTTAAATCAAGT ACTAAAGAACACATTGTGGAGAAATATGGTGGAGTTGAGCATTTAGAGGCTCCCCCAAAATCTCTACTACTCGCCCAAACTGAAGAATATATAGAATACTCTCGTAGTGGCAAAGTTATTAAGGGCATGGAAAAGCCAAAAGCTCGTAGTATTTATGaggaaaatgtatatataaataatcaTACGACTGTATGGGGTAGTTACTGGAATGGTGGCCGCTGGGGCTATAAATGCTGTAAATCATTTATAAAGAATTCCTATTGTGTGGGCATGAAAGATCCCGAAACggttaatgaatttaaaatgcCGAATCCAGTGCCCGCTTTAGCAACAGTTACCAAGGAAAAAGATGAGGAGGAATCGTCTACAGCTTCTACAAGTTCAAGAATACCACAGGAAGAGGCTAATAGCAAGTCTAATAACGAAGAGGAAGACAAAGAATCCTCATCATCTAGCTCTTCTTCCTCTTCATCATCTTCGGAAGATGAAGCAGAACTGCAAAAGGCtgctttggaaaataaaaaactcaaaaagaaATTGAAGAAACGTGAAAAGAAGAGAGCTAAAAAACTTAGAAAGAAGGAGAAGAAATTGGCCAAAGAAAAAAGACGTTTCGAGGAGAAAGCCAAAGGTAAATCAGACAAAGATAAGAAATCTGTTAAAGAGTTGCTGGATGATAGAAAACGGCCATACAATAGTATGTATGATGTCAAGGCACCCACAGAAGAAGATATTGAAGAATGGCAACGTAAACGTACAAGGGACGAGGATCCCATGTTACAATTTATGGACAAGTAG